One region of Carya illinoinensis cultivar Pawnee chromosome 8, C.illinoinensisPawnee_v1, whole genome shotgun sequence genomic DNA includes:
- the LOC122274230 gene encoding uncharacterized protein LOC122274230, protein MSNFTYAFLRLIPALFFFLPIVIFHPSYAATTNPTQLVLLVCRRTSDYAFCVESLYSDLHTSNAADAYQLAYVPFRLAYLNATATQHHIATLLKHSSSPGQSQRLRQCSRDYEKATSALERAFNDLDSETFFELADFAGVAAHSAADCQAASRGTYTSLAVMNENLKGLSEICNVVAKLFSAS, encoded by the coding sequence ATGAGCAACTTCACTTATGCTTTTCTCCGCCTTATCCCGGCCTTGTTCTTTTTCCTCCCTATCGTCATCTTCCATCCCTCCTACGCTGCAACTACTAATCCAACTCAACTGGTGCTCCTTGTATGCCGGCGGACCTCGGATTACGCCTTCTGTGTCGAGTCTCTCTACAGCGACCTCCACACCTCAAACGCCGCGGATGCGTACCAGCTCGCCTACGTCCCGTTCCGCTTAGCTTACCTCAATGCCACCGCCACCCAACACCACATAGCCACGCTCCTTAAACATTCCTCATCCCCAGGCCAGAGCCAGCGTCTCCGTCAGTGTAGCCGCGATTACGAGAAGGCCACTTCCGCGCTGGAACGGGCTTTCAATGACCTGGACTCCGAGACCTTCTTCGAGTTGGCTGATTTCGCGGGTGTTGCCGCCCATTCTGCTGCTGATTGTCAGGCCGCCTCCAGGGGAACCTATACCTCGCTTGCTGTCATGAATGAGAACTTGAAGGGTCTTTCCGAAATCTGTAATGTCGTAGCTAAACTATTTTCTGCATCTTAG